AGGCTGTGACAGCGTCAAACAACAGTCGAGTCACTTCGGGGAATCACTAATGCGAATTTCAGCTCCCGTGGGTACGCTACACTGTGGGTACCCTCCTCaatatacactttcttagttgtGTAAGCCACATCGATAAACTCATCAGCTGGGGGACCATCCTGCACCTGCATCTCGTGTAGATCCTTACAATCACATCGAATAGTAACGCTATGCTCTGAACCTCTAACTTTAAAGCGACGTAATTGGAATTGTCAAGAATGACACTAAATCTCACGTAATTCTTGCCTGGGTGTCATACgtacatggatatatacatgtatgtaagtccCAGTTCAAACCCAGTACGTAAGAGAGACTTCACAAAAATTCATGTTGTGTAATAACCCATTTCAACTTCGTCTTAACCACactaaaatgtgacatttacatttattatgatAGCCTTTATAGTTGGAAACTGAATAGTGCATGCATATTTGAGTAAAACAAACTTTCACAACTACCTTAACTATAACAGAAAGTTCAGGAACTCTGAACTACACGTAGgctatacattgtatgtacacatgGCCTCTTTCCAAGTCTTGGTTCTTCAATTCATAGTGAACTTTCCTCTAGGTACACATGCCCTACAAAGCCTACAAGGCAGACATTGGCCTTATAGTTCAACTCTCAGTCTCTTTTATAAGATTGTTTTGTTAATTCTTTTCAAGATAAGCAATCCAGTTATTTTAACTGAAGTTGAGTTAAATGGAGATTCACTGGAAAGTTGAGTTTCATTTAAAGTGAGTTTGTTCATATAATCTGTTGCATATTGTTCAAAAGCATGCGCTAAGGAATTTTAAACAGAACGGAATTGCTAGCAACTCAACATTGCTGCCTCTTTTCATAAATCAGTTATTTTAACTTAGGTTCAGTTAAATGGAGTTTTCACTAGAATCTTGAATTCCATTCAAAGTGAGTTTTGAATAatataatacacaagtagttATATTTAGGTACATGTGCACGCATGTATGTGCGTGAAGGGGAAGGCAAACTATAAAACGGGACGTTGAACTCGAAGATTTTGTGGTCATTGTTACAGTGATTTATTAGTTTCTGCTGATGCTTTAGGGATTAAAGCCAGGGCCGATTGCGTATAAAATTGGATTTGACTCTCGACGGCAAGATTAAGATGAAAAGGAATTACGGCTATAGCTCAGTGTGGTCGGATTATCCGGCCATATGTTACAACCATGCATGGTCAGCGACCTAGCGCATCTACTGCACACACATTTTCTAGGACGAGACAGAAACCAACAAATCAAGACGGCTAAAACTGTGAACAAGTTAAGGAGAACCCCCAACTTCAATGGTTAAAGGTCTGAACCTGTGGGTCTATGGGTCTGGTAGTGTTACTGTCACCATTTGTTGACGTTAATCAAAACTGGTCAGCTGTATATTATGAAATTTAATTCTTTTGACAAAGACACAATCTAAGAAAGACAATTATTGCAAGTTTATTGCTATGCTCAGCTGGTTTTAACCGTGTGTATAATTACTAAATCAGCTGGTGTATAATCGCATGAGCAATAAAAATACGCAGAAGTTTAACGTCTTTCATTAAAAATTCATGTCTTTCGTAAAAACGAAAACTGTGTGTAACTGCTGCTTACACCAGTAAATTACAGACGTTTACGCCAACAGCTACGTACATGGCCTTAAAACTCAGTTAGGTATTTGAACTTCATGAAGTTAGGGATGAGACAACAGGCAATGTGCCATGTAAGCCTGTAGGAATTGTAGTGCGTGCATTACAGACTTACATGACTGACAGATTCTTGAGAAAAACCATAAATACTTACAAAACAGCTTAAAAAGTCTGAATTTGGGGACAAATCATATGTTTGCAATAACCAGTACGCCGTATTTCGCCAAACCCAACTCCACTTGTGTTGAAggtttaaataacaaaaaattatagaatatttattatatatgtgaACAAACGCATTTCAAACGATAGCACAGAACAATACAGCAAGTTCATGCAGGACCCATTGCAGCGTAAGAGCTAGGAGTGGTGGAATGAATACAGTTTATACAAAGCCATTAATATAACAGCATCGTAAAGTGTAGCCTACACGTCTTGTATATATCGcgagaagaaaagaaaattgacTGATATCAGAAAAGGAAAGGAGGTTGGGCCATCTGTTGGCATTCGACAATTGATCTGCTTTAGCTCTTAAAGATAACAAGTTGTTCACGTTCCAGGTAAGCGGCATCTGTGACGGTATAGGCTGTGATGGCAACTGTGGCAAGCACATCACTAAAGATGCCACGGTCCCCACGCCTCTGCTAACAGATGTTGTCCACCACGTGCGAAGTCGCTGTGCATATTCTGGAGTACATGCTGCACAGAGTCAAGTTACTCAGTGCTATGGATGCCAGAGACGCTCAGCAGATGCAAGGGTACCGGTGATGTATGCTATTGTCATAGTGTTGTTTCTATGCTGCGCATCTATAATTGTcaatatgcaaataaatgcacatgtgtTCATTTGTGCACACTAATTTATCGTAACATGTCATCAGTATTAAGAAGTGGTTTTTTGCAGCGAAATATCCAGTCAGGTGTAGTGCAAATTTCATCTTTGCTAAAACGTGCGTCAAGCTAAAATTAAGGGTATCTTTCATATAGAAGCACCTACAAACGAACTTGTGCTATATGGAACGTGTAATAACTAATTCAGAGAAAACTTCAGTTTGGGATATATAGCTAGATATGTAAATAAGCTTAGCTAACATATACGGTACCTCTAAAATCATACATCTGTATAGTCGCAGGTATCGAGTATGTTCTCCCACCTTAACTAGGACCAGAACATGACTGGTGCATGTTAAGAGCTAGACGCGTCTTACCAGTCCGTTTGCTAAATTACCTATATAAGTTGATTAAGCTCAGTTAAAGTTAATTATGAGTTGTGTTTCGCATGTACCTTGATTGCAGGTATACCTTTGACGAATCTTACCTGCGAAAGTGGCGGTGAATGATTCTCAGAATTCCGAGGCAGTAGCAATATACAGTCAAGTGGCGTCGGGCCTGCACTGACTCTATAAGGAGCACAAATATATACAGGACGATGCACATGAAAAATCCCAGATTCACCAACGCCTGAATTCCTACAGTCCTAGTTGTTCACGGTGGCAAATCCACCCAGAGTTCACCTATACAGAATGAATTGGAGCGTCAACTTATTCATCCCGCTTTACATTTTGTCAAAGGGACACAATGTCCCGCCGTTTTCAGGTGTATAAAGATACCATTCACACCCGTCCGACATTTCAATATGTTTAATACGGACCGGTTATTGCAATGTTTCAGTTTATAACACACAGTCAAAAGAACCTTTAGCTAAACAGGTGAAGTTTGCCAAACGCTGCACCTTTATCGTCGCGCTGGCTGACAATTCCAGACAGAGAGGTCGTTTCGAAGTAAAAAAGATATACAGGCAATCGCTATAACCAATCAATCACATCGTGTCAGATAGGAGACGAATACTCGAGATACAGTCCTGGTAGTGTAGTTTGCCCAGCGACGCCACTAGACCTAATAAACTTAGCGGAACACCACACcctgatgtgtatgtgtaggctTGTATCATCATATATCCACTTCCTATATAGTCAAATATATCAACATTCCCACTGAAAATCCCTCCGCATCACGCTCCCTAGTGATACGAGATTTTAATCCGTACTCCAACAATCCACCTATTTTTAATTAAGTAGAAAAAACGCCGTCGTATTCTTACCAGTCTGTTTTGAAAAATAAGTCTCACGTGTGCACTGTCATACTTGTAATTCAGTGAATGGTTCAGACATAAACGCTTTATGATGTGATAttgaatgtatgcttggggtctaaagtcgtacttaacaactttcaCTCATATGAGGTCGAGGAGTCGTTAGGCCCGCGTACATATTcaatgttttcttgtggcagagtgagtccatgccggcaaagtgctgcctcgactgaagtatcatatcgaagacaccagacatgacaccccacctagacACATTACATTGACACCGAGAGagccagccctgtttccttcctctaacctcttagtgcggAGCGGCCAAGTAGGGCAGCAATAAGTACCCATATTAAAGTCTtttgatcctgggtctaccACCTTCCAGGCGGGCCGGTTTATAATACCGGTGTCATTCATTCATCACGCTTACTCCGACGGCTAAAACACTAGCTTTTAATGTACCGACTGCGGCCTTAAGTCAGGCGGTTTGCAAAGTGCCTGGCTCAGGTCGGTGATTTACTCCATtcaatctggtttcctctacctaCAAAACCGAGCGCCTTCAGGcgtgtgaaaaattcttcagcatgacgttaaacacctacaaaataaataatactgttACAGATTGATTTTGCGGCACAGGAAGTTGTGACCAATTTGTCTCAACCTGAACATGATATACACTTGTTGGCAAATATTGACAAAGCGTTCAGAATAGCTGGCCATCTGTGTCGGTCAgaggaaactgttgactgcttctcgtTGCACGAATCCTTCCTTATTTCGCACATTATATGCCTTGTTAGTTCTATTAGGTGGTATGTCTTGAAGGTTATTTAGAAATTgctcttgcgattattgacgaTGAACGTTCAGTTGAGCTGACgcctggtgtacgaatgtctgctttgacACATAGCTTCATAGCTGCATTATGGTACACTGTTTTCTCATAATACAAATAGCATTCAAGAAAAAGTAGACATTACTTTTTTTGaacaaatatactgtacatttagCTAGAATTTGAAATTAGGCCGTTTCCTTTctaattttctcctattttccgtATCTGTCCTGTGACAGTGACACTGAGAGACCTCCTTGGCTAAACCTGACTACATATTACAGTTTATCTAGATGCTCTAACCTATTTACGGTCGGGCATACAAACACTATTCGTAGACGATGCATGAGGGAGCGCTGGAATATTACTGATGTGCTGCACAAAACAGTTAGGAATCCTATGTCCAGGTATCGAATTCCAAGGTGTCGTAAGGAATCAGCGATGCGCTTCAATATTACTGCGCTGGAATATTACTGATGTGCTGCACAAAACAGTTAGGAATCCTATGTCCAGGTATCGAATTCCAAGGTGTCGTAAGGAATCAGCGATGCGCTTCAATATTACAATGGGAGTCGGAACCAACAGTAGAATAAATGATCAAACAATCACAGTGTTAATTCAGAATTAAGAAATCATATGTATATAGCCTGTGGCCCACATAGGAGTATACATATAAGCAGATCTCGGTCTTCATACAGGTTAGGTATACGTGTAGGTCAGAGTGCATCACTGCCATGTTCGTCACTGGCTGAGGTAATATTAACACTACTGGCCTCGCTGCCATTGTCAGGCCTTTGACCAGTGAAGTCACACGTTCGATTCCAGCGCTAGGCTTGGGTGGGGcgttaagtcaggaggtttgtcaagtacgtggcaaaaaaaaacacaaaaaataccaataaacctaaaaaaaatgcttgagCAGGAAGGTAACACATATACCAAATTAAAACATCCTAGTATTTAACAGATAGAATGGATGTGACAAGCTTAAGCTTATAGATCGTAACTTTTTCGTATAAGACGTTGTCAAGGTCGCAGCGCCATCAGCCAACGTGGTCTAAGATAACTGTACCGGTAATGGAAAAtcgatttacaaagttttgaaaGTGGTCCTGATCAGCTGTTATACGGGAAAGAGCAAGCCACGTGTGTTACCATGAAGAAATTTTCATATAGATCGCACCTTTCCCAGAGATGCAGGCATGGCGTCATCATAGTATTTAAACAAAGGAGTAACGCTGGACAAAAGCGTTATGAAACATGGCCCGATTCCAccaaaccatttctgacttacgtaagtcaaaatttgaaatacactCTTTAAGCTTATTTTTGGGGCTTTGGATGTTGAAATTTTGCTCCTTACATCGGTGTTATCTTATGACAAATATGTCTGAATTTTGACTTCCAGTATCAAAAGCTAAGCATCGtagagttttttgtttttttaaattttgacttaagtcagaaacagCTTTGCGGAATCTGCACAAGGGGTGGGTTTAAGAAAACTTTTTTAACACTCACTGTGAGAGCGTAACTAATAGCAAGTTGCGATCGTAACGCCTAAATGCAATATCCGGCTGAAAGACGGCTGAAGAtggagaccacgtgatctcttTAGTGAAAAACAAGATGTCCCTCCTAAAGTTATAACATAAGAAAATACTTATTGTTGAATGGctgtcagcgatagtgtattcgttggatttgtatcATCTTTTTATTTCTGTAGAGCTTTATAGGAGATATTTCCgaacaaataaattacatgtacaatatataaatagtagGTAGCCAATGGCACAGATACCAAGACGCTCTGTGGAACATCCCTGTGTAAACTAAACCCTCCATTCAACATCACCAAACTGTAAGACCTCTTCACTTAAACCACATGCGTGGTTCTTTGAGAACCAAGGTGCCAGATAATTACAAACGCATTAATCACACgattcatttcattcatttcttccACGCCCAGTCAATCTGGCCACGGCATCCAATTGCAGAcgcgtaaaacaataatatcTTCATACGGAAAGAGACTATTTTACCCATGTAGTGAAAGAAAGAAGTCCTCAAAAGGAAGGAACGACTATTACAAtttagtttgtatttatttcgtCAATGGCCAAAGGAATCGTCGTGGTTTAAATAatgcaaatatttacaatggcAATACGTTCATAATAAGTTAACATTAAATACATGGTGGTCAAGGAGTGACACATAACTACACGCGACCTTTTGATTGAGTCGTTCAACAGCATGGCAAGAATTTAAGAACATGTACATCAGCGTAATAAAATACTACACAAAAGCAGGACGGATGTAGGTGTGCCATAAGAGGCATACTGTTTAAGGGTTTTATGAGAGTGCAACAATGCGCTTGTATGAATTATCGACTGAACATAGATGGTAACGCGTATATGTTGTACCACGCTACCGATAAAAATACATGCGTACAAGAGGTTGATAAAATATGGCTGAACTTGTCCATAAGAATTGCGTCAATAGTGTATACTGTACAACTAAAAACCATGGCAATtttagaaagaaagaaatgcatTGCATCTGCAGAAGAAATTTGTGACTTCCTTTTGAGCTCCCCAAAGCTATGCACTCCAGTCAAAAACGACTTCGTATACCCTAGGCGCCACAATGCATACCCATTCAGTTCATATTATAGCTTACAGCCTTTAATTAAGGCTTCGGAGAAAATGTCTTAAGAACGCTTAAGTATATATGCTCAGGTAAATATAGAACTATACACCAAATATGTCACTCCAAAAGTTAAGGTAGAGTGGTACTGTTAGACAAGAAAATTCAATACTTTGCCCTAAAAAGATTTGCGTCAACGCAATGAAAAATTTCACCATTAGAGTATAAAAATCAAGCATTCAGTTTCAGATCAAAGGTAAAATGGCTATTTCTCATTACACAGTTGTCAGTTTCAGCAAATTTGTATTTTGCCTTACTTACTCTACTTTCCTATGTAACAGATAACAGGAATTTTATTTCGCAAGATGTCAACGGTAATTCTGAATATAAATGTTATTATATCATCTAAAAAGCGAAAGACTCAATAAACCTCTTCCAACACATCAGATCTTAGTGCAGCCATTACTACCTTCAGTCTTAATGTAAACTAATCTAAAAGGAATGTTGCTAGTGAggaatacaaaaacaaattcaataCTGATTCTGAATTATTTTCACAGCACATGCATTGTAAAAATTATCAACCatttcaaaaccatttttttGTTAAGACTGGATTACAGGTAATGATGTTAAATACCATTTGCTGTTAAGTTTCGCACAGTCTGAAATCCTACGAATTCTAGCCTTCTAGGAGACAAACATGGTCTGCTATGCTACATCATTTTGTGAGATTGTGTggatttatatcaaaatattaaattttcacaTGCAAAAGATAACAGCCTGTGTAAGTGGTAAGAACTGAATTAAACtttctacacacacacatactacaaaaggaaacaaaagcCACTCTAAAATACAAGCATTTAAAATGCAGAGTGGTAAAACTTAAATTTTCCTGTGTTCCCCACTATCCATGGAATGCATGAAAGGgcacatatacagacatatGTTGAATCTGCTCCATATATAACTTATACTtttcgccccccccccccttaaaaatttcaagaaaatgttGTCTTGATACAAAGTAACAGGGCAAACATACACCATGTACGCTCTAAATGCTCTTTATATCAAGTCTGTGATAAAGAGCATGACATCATTAAGCAAGACTTTAATAAGACTTATCAGCGACCAATGATAAATTCAGACTACATAGCATTCATTAGTactataaacataaacaaaccaTGGTATTAAAGATATGtattgtgttttctttcctCATTTTGATGCTTATGAAATAACTTTCTACCTTTTCTCTTTGTAATGGAAGTATCATTCCAAAACAATCagttaaatgaaaatgtttcccCATGAAAAATATCAGTACAcctattcaaaatgctgtacacTTTATGAGGGTAACAGTTACACCTGATCCTAATTTTTAGACCACTTTCAAACTACGAGAAAggtgtacacatatatcataTTATTAGATCTGTAGCCTGGAGATCAGATCAGAGCAGCTGCATCCCATCTTTGTGCTTCAAGGCCAGACAGTGAATCTGTAACAAAAGAAATCACATATCATGTAGTCAATAGGAGAAAACATAATGTCTTGTGTTCCAAAGTTCAAACAGAATACAAAAATGGACAAGACCACAGaaggaaaaagaaagaagacacatgtagaaagaaaaaaaacacggTCTCTTCATAGGTAAAGGTTTGAATTAGAAAAGGATTCAATACTCCACaatttttcacgtatatgaTCCAGGAAACTGGATGGTATTACATGACAGCCCAGACTGCATTGAATATGATGTAGTAGCCATCCTCACTAATCAGAGGTTTACCCACAGAAAAAATAaggtaacaaaaaaaacaaaacaaaacaaaaaacaacaacaacacaaacaaacaaaaattaatatacCTCACTTACTATACTAGGAGTTGCTAGGGTCTGAATGGCTTTCTTCCAAGAGTATCTTGTGACATGTAAGAAGGACATGTACTGCTCATGCGACTTGATGCTGTTCCCGCTTTGCTTAGTCGACCTGTTCATAAGGATATAAACTGGTTTAAAAAACTTTGAAAGATGAAGAACCTCACAATCTGACTCaccaaaaatttcaaattctgtGCAAGTCACACAGAACACATCATAACCTTAAAGTTTTGGTAAAAGTTTCCCAGGTAAAGAGCACAGGGTAAAGCTATACAGCCAATAATTACTGGTACctaaaataatacacatttgAAGTGGCTTATCAAACTGAGActcagtttaaaaacaaaactgttttgagGCTTGTCCCAATTCAATAGCTGAAAGTTTTTGCAAAACTAATTCTATTCGGAGCTTATAGTGCAGCAGTAGTAGGTCAAACAAACTGAACTTTGGCTGTGTTGCGATGCTAGCCTTCAAAACAAGACTGCAAGTATTGCACCGAGTGTGCAActacctacatatacacatgtatctacatatcAGTGtcgtatgtacatatacatggcaATGCCCCAAAATGATTACCATTTTACCAGTGAGGTGACAATAACACTGtacatgattatacatgtaaccatggAAGAATTACTCTGGTTCTAGTATGTAATAGTAAGGAAGTGAACACCTCTTTGCACGCAGGAAGGCAGGAAATATGGCAGGAGATACAAAAACATATACGTAACTCCAAATATCCATATTGTTTTATGACCGTATTAACATAATTTTGAAACTTTAATCCTTCATGTTAATGTGAAAGATATTATCACtcacaaattaatttttacagaaagCAGCATTATAAATGATGTTATAGATCACATGAGAACATAAGAATCAACAACAGATACACCAAAAATATAGCATTAAGAGCAAGGCTCATGCATGTCTCAtcgtacatgtagctgaacataaagcaaaacattcatatagatgtacatgtatggtgataGGTTTGTGAGAAGCAAACAACTGTATCTTGTTAATATTACATTACTAGCATTCATAACTCAACTGAAGCTTGCACAAAGCATGCACCCAGCAaaaggaaagtacatgtatcatattgaTTATGGTTTGAGTATTTCCATGCTTACTATTACTAATACACGCACATGCTGAAAAATGATAACTACAAAGCTTCAGAGCACCAATCCATACAGGCAAAATGCTTTTACATGCATCAGGGTATTGAATCCATGCACTTCAAGGACACACCCATCTGACTCGAATTTCACAAACTATTAAAACACCATGCTAAATATAACAATTACAATCAGGTcttttgtcaactttgtaaaacaaattgccATAAAATATTCTGACAAGCTTCTCAGAAATGATTATTAAAGGGTAATATTAGTGGAACACTTggtgaaattcatgtaatacaAATGAAGTCTAGCAAAGCTTCTGAAATTGTATGTGTAGTGGAACACAGCTGAGACAGACCTTGTCGTCAACACTCATGCAGTCTCACCTGATCTGCTAGCTGAACCTGAACAAAAAATTCACTTTTACCACTAATTCCAACATTCCCACAATGAATAAGATTTAGATGATATCAAAACTATCTTAGTGATTTGTAGccaaatattataatttttttttattattatttatttgactgttgtttaacacatatcctataatttttttttcacatttatattattacatattttaataaaatatattgtgAATTAGAGCATATGCCAAgagaaatttgaattttttgtagCTTTCACTTCAACATTTTGTAGTAACAATGGGGTAAATGGTAAGACTCAAGAGCATTTCGCTTATACAGCAGAGGCCAGCGTTACTGTGGGAAGAAATATGTTCTAAATCTGGTTAAAATATGTTATACTTCTTCAACTTTACATATCTCTGAATGGCTGGATTtgacatacagtacatgcagtAAATACCAATATGTTATTCCTGACTGTCAATGGATGCAAATACTCAAGAAGAAAAATCTATAGACCAGAAAATCTCTGAAACACACATCATGGCTAGTGAATCACATGCTGATCCTTAGATGTTTCAATTTGTTTAACATACCAATactgagcatacatgtatgaacaaataaagatgagataaaaatgcaacagaatcacaacaacaaaacaaaaaaaagataaaaaaataaaataaaacaatttgaaAAGTCAACATTAAAGAGAGAAATGCAACTTGAAAACTTCACGATGAAAAGTCTCCATGGACAATTTACTTACTTCCTATGCTGTTGTCTTGAAGGGCTCCATCCAGGTAGATCTGCAGTTTGTCCAGGTCCATCCTGGAAAATATCTTCCTTTCTGCAGTGGTAATTTGCTTGGGCTTTTGCTGGGTCAGTGACTGGGGAAGTGTGCCAGTAATTAATCCTTCCGGAAACAGCTTTGCAGCTATTCTCAAACCTGCAGAAATTACATATCATTAAACACTGGTCAAAGAATCATAAACCTGCCAAAACCTTAGCAGAGTCTGAAGATTTGACAACAGGTACAGAGGGTTCATATTTTATCACCAATGGTAGAATCAGATTGTGAATCATAGTGTTAAAAATCGGTTAACGTTACCATATAGCCTCAGAAATAGGACAATTTGAAACTCCCTTTGTCTTCAACAGTCCTAAAGTCATCGAACCTGGGAAACAGCTTGATGGTGAAACAATACATATTTTCAATGTACACCAATGTTATCCAaagaaaattattaattttcataaaaaaaaaagcaggccTAATGGCTGAAACACATACCTCCTGACAAGAGAAATAAGTTGTCATAGCCTCTTTCCACCAAAGTCGATGCTGCCTTTGGGGCTATTCTCTCATCCTCGTCATACAGCACAATTATTTTACCTGGCTGGTTTTTCTGAATGAAGAGTCAAGGAAACTTTCAATGAACTCCACAGTCCACACATAGATTATAAGTTattgtatgtaatatatatatgtgtgtgggtGTCCAAGATCCAAGTTctacaaggggagataactagaGGCGTGGTCAaagtgcaatacatgtacataagttaGGAATTCACATACGCTATTCACTGAAATCATATGATAGAGAGGTGAATTTCTGACAAACTAAACAACACACCTATGGACACTTTCACCTCTCAGTTCAAAAAGGATACATATACAAGCAGTTCTTTGATTTCTCCATTCACAGACCGTGACAACATAGCTGAGGGAAAACTCTTTGCTGTGGAATAAAAACAATTCAGCCATAATATAGAGTTTTGTAAAGAGCACATAAACAAATGATTAATATCAAAATTAGACTGCAAATTTAGTAAGTGTTCATTCAGTTCAAAAtgcaaaacaattaaataagaaaaaaatagcgATGGTGACAAGCTATCCTGATGATGGctaatacaaaacaaataaacaaattgtgtTACAATTATTTGAACAGCATGACAGTTGACTTAACAGATCCTGGAATCAATCTCCTGCTGTGAGTACACTTACCTGAAATCAGATGGCACTGATTATATGCATCAGCGTCACGGACGTCAAGAAGAAGGTAAGGCGAGGAGTGGTCAACAAACCGATTTACAGGGGGAGGAACAGGCTTCTCGATATCAAGTTCTCCCACACCACGGGCAATGCTGGAAACATAGATCACACTTGCTACAAGGCATTTAGATAAGGGTCTATTTCTCCAAAATCTGCCCTTCACTTTACTTTCTGTTCATATAACTTTTGATATACAAGCACAAAATTCAAGCCTTTAATCACTTACTAACTGCTACGCGTACATGAACAATAAGGGGGGAATGGGATGGAATGGCACTGGTGGTTTTCGCGGATTCAGAGATTTTGAGAATTTACCTTTCAAAAGTTGACCTTGCTGTTTCAGGAGGAACTGGTCCATAATCATTTTCTGTGAGTGCCAGGGAAGGCGTAGGACTGTCTCCACCTGCCTGGATTTTTTTAACCTCACTGTCTGCTGTATCTGGCCTTTCACTAATATTATCTACAAACAAAGGACAAAAACAGGTTTAATTTCTTTGCCATATTATTTAgtacttgttttccaccaacaACATGATAAAGCATAAACAAGAGCCCACAAGCACCTTTTTTGCCATGGTCACATAAGTGGATACTTTTCAACAAAAACTCTAAaaattgtattgttttaaatcTAAAAACTCTAAAAAATTTTATCCAATTAAGCTATTGGTcgtaaaatttacatttcagtaAAGGATAAAATATTATTCTTGAAGAGTTCCAAGTTTAAGTGAGCTTCAACAgatcgcattgatgagaggctcctgggtccttgTGCTGCAATAGCATGCTGCACACAGAGGCCCCTCTACATCAAATGGAACTTAGGAGCAGTGTCCAACATCTTAATTATAATACCGGTAGATATACATACCTGGAAATGGTTCTGACTGCATAGACTCGTAGTTAGCTACCTGAATAACCTGAAATGTAATTAGAAAAGGTAAAATCCACTTTCCATCACATATTTAGTGCACACAGCTTTGTGCATCTGTTGTTTAAAACTGAGTCAACTGACATGAACTTTGAATTACGAATATCCCATGAAAGCA
Above is a window of Liolophura sinensis isolate JHLJ2023 chromosome 7, CUHK_Ljap_v2, whole genome shotgun sequence DNA encoding:
- the LOC135470194 gene encoding centrosomal protein of 41 kDa-like isoform X3, with translation MSAMSTSRARKVDPMGKKIHANPKYKHVKATVDTGASLSKYLDKIDEIRRNYRYRNDELFKRMKVSTFVQLVIQVANYESMQSEPFPDNISERPDTADSEVKKIQAGGDSPTPSLALTENDYGPVPPETARSTFESIARGVGELDIEKPVPPPVNRFVDHSSPYLLLDVRDADAYNQCHLISAKSFPSAMLSRSVNGEIKELLVYKNQPGKIIVLYDEDERIAPKAASTLVERGYDNLFLLSGGLRIAAKLFPEGLITGTLPQSLTQQKPKQITTAERKIFSRMDLDKLQIYLDGALQDNSIGSSASRSGETA
- the LOC135470194 gene encoding centrosomal protein of 41 kDa-like isoform X1 gives rise to the protein MSAMSTSRARKVDPMGKKIHANPKYKHVKATVDTGASLSKYLDKIDEIRRNYRYRNDELFKRMKVSTFVQLVIQVANYESMQSEPFPDNISERPDTADSEVKKIQAGGDSPTPSLALTENDYGPVPPETARSTFESIARGVGELDIEKPVPPPVNRFVDHSSPYLLLDVRDADAYNQCHLISAKSFPSAMLSRSVNGEIKELLVYKNQPGKIIVLYDEDERIAPKAASTLVERGYDNLFLLSGGLRIAAKLFPEGLITGTLPQSLTQQKPKQITTAERKIFSRMDLDKLQIYLDGALQDNSIGSSASRSGRLSKAGTASSRMSSTCPSYMSQDTLGRKPFRP
- the LOC135470194 gene encoding centrosomal protein of 41 kDa-like isoform X2; translated protein: MSAMSTSRARKVDPMGKKIHANPKYKHVKATVDTGASLSKYLDKIDEIRRNYRYRNDELFKRMKVSTFVQLVIQVANYESMQSEPFPDNISERPDTADSEVKKIQAGGDSPTPSLALTENDYGPVPPETARSTFESIARGVGELDIEKPVPPPVNRFVDHSSPYLLLDVRDADAYNQCHLISAKSFPSAMLSRSVNGEIKELLVYKNQPGKIIVLYDEDERIAPKAASTLVERGYDNLFLLSGGLRIAAKLFPEGLITGTLPQSLTQQKPKQITTAERKIFSRMDLDKLQIYLDGALQDNSIGSRLSKAGTASSRMSSTCPSYMSQDTLGRKPFRP